A genomic stretch from Calidithermus timidus DSM 17022 includes:
- the metH gene encoding methionine synthase — MSGRVYRDFFAEQGLEPLTAQGYQREARARAFPYLQALSRRVLVYDGAMGTEIFKYNLTAADFGGEPYSGCPEVLNRTRPDVIARIHRSYLEAGADVIETNTFGAFPHVLVEYGLEAEAEELAYLGARIAREEADRLSTTEKPRFVAGSLGPGTKLISLGQIGWRQMLGSYRVAARGLIQGGVDLLLIETCQDILQVRCAVQAARAAMREVGREVPIQVQVTIESTGTMLVGTDDNAALTALEALPIDVIGMNCATGPDLMDSHIRFFCQNSTRWVSCLPNAGLPRNERGRVVYDLTPAELVRWQLKFVREYGLNVVGGCCGTGPEHIRALAEALDGHPQAAKPPAQFPAQVASLYQALPLRQDTGILIVGERTNATGSKKFRELLFADDFEGMLELAQEQVAEGAHVLDISVAWTGRDEVRDMREVVRRFATSVQIPLMIDSTQVDVMQEALEHLGGRAILNSVNLEDGLEKFDRVASLARQHGAALVALTIDEDKEAGMAKTPERKVEIALRMYERLTQVHGIPASSILFDLLTFPITQGDEDTRKLAMWTIEGIRRLRELLPEVGFILGVSNVSFGLSPQARVVLNSVFLDECIKAGLTAAILNAGKILPINQIPQEQYKLALDLIYDRRSFNPDGSVAHDPLFAFVDYFAKNKVERSAATDPFAGLKLEERLKKRIIEGRKVGLEADLEAALQAGYTPVSVINEVLLEGMKVVGDLFGAGKMQLPFVLQAAECMKAAVRYLEPKMDRLEGVHKGTMVLATVKGDVHDIGKNLVDIILSNNGYKVVNLGIKKPIEEILAAVEEYRPNAVGMSGLLVKSTVVMKENLEYMRERGYRIPVVLGGAALNRHYVENDLRQTYTTGPVYYASDAFDGLQLMDELCGHAPPKLTSREQSGHKYKTAYEILMEKLEAGSEYIPSNLPPAPRIPRPPFWGRKVVRMEGEMLPHRAGRLETQGELDLGVIAQYVNKNALFRGQWGFRRGEMDKAEYAQKLEREAEPIFRELLEQAMRERTLEPAVVYGFWPVASDKNKLAVFDPETGAELFAFDFPRQMGASSRHLCIADFFRPRYADPIGDEALWMPKAAWENGARDVLGCQVVTMGRAASEHAAKLFGSDRYQDYLYWHGFSVEMAEALAEYWHKRVRQQLGIAQDDATDLQALFQQGYQGSRYSFGYPACPRLEDQKYLQDLLQWQEIGVELSEEFQLHPEQSTSAIVVHHPSAKYFNL; from the coding sequence ATGAGCGGGCGGGTATACCGTGACTTTTTTGCTGAGCAGGGGTTGGAGCCCCTTACTGCCCAGGGCTATCAGCGAGAGGCGCGGGCTCGAGCTTTTCCCTACCTTCAGGCCCTCTCACGCCGGGTGCTGGTCTATGACGGGGCCATGGGTACCGAGATCTTCAAATACAACCTCACGGCAGCCGATTTTGGCGGCGAGCCCTACAGCGGCTGCCCGGAAGTGCTCAACCGCACCCGGCCCGACGTGATCGCACGCATCCACCGCAGCTACCTCGAGGCCGGCGCCGACGTGATCGAGACCAACACCTTCGGGGCCTTCCCTCACGTGCTGGTGGAGTATGGGCTCGAGGCCGAGGCCGAGGAGTTGGCCTACCTGGGCGCCCGCATCGCCCGTGAGGAGGCCGATAGGCTCTCCACGACCGAAAAGCCCCGCTTTGTGGCCGGCTCGCTGGGGCCGGGCACCAAGCTCATCAGCCTGGGGCAGATCGGCTGGCGGCAGATGCTGGGGTCCTACCGCGTGGCCGCCCGCGGCCTGATCCAGGGTGGGGTAGACCTCCTGCTCATCGAGACCTGCCAGGACATCCTCCAGGTGCGCTGTGCGGTGCAGGCGGCCCGTGCGGCCATGCGCGAGGTGGGTCGGGAAGTGCCCATCCAGGTGCAGGTCACCATCGAGTCCACCGGAACCATGCTTGTAGGCACCGATGACAACGCTGCGCTGACCGCGCTCGAGGCCCTCCCCATCGATGTCATCGGGATGAACTGCGCCACCGGCCCCGACCTGATGGACTCGCACATCCGCTTCTTCTGCCAGAACTCCACCCGCTGGGTCTCCTGCTTGCCCAACGCCGGCCTGCCGCGCAACGAGAGGGGGCGGGTGGTCTACGACCTCACCCCTGCCGAGCTGGTGCGCTGGCAGCTCAAGTTCGTGCGCGAGTACGGCCTAAACGTCGTGGGCGGCTGCTGCGGCACCGGACCAGAGCACATCCGTGCACTGGCAGAGGCTCTGGACGGCCACCCGCAGGCCGCAAAGCCCCCGGCGCAGTTTCCTGCACAGGTGGCGAGCCTCTACCAGGCGCTGCCGCTGAGGCAGGACACCGGCATCCTCATCGTGGGGGAGCGCACCAACGCCACGGGGAGCAAGAAGTTCCGCGAGCTCTTGTTCGCCGACGACTTCGAGGGGATGCTCGAGCTCGCCCAGGAGCAGGTGGCCGAAGGAGCCCACGTCCTCGACATCTCCGTAGCCTGGACGGGCCGCGACGAGGTGCGCGACATGCGCGAGGTCGTCAGGCGCTTTGCCACCAGCGTGCAAATCCCCCTCATGATCGACTCCACCCAGGTCGACGTGATGCAGGAAGCGCTCGAGCACCTGGGGGGTCGGGCCATCCTCAACTCGGTCAACCTCGAGGACGGCCTGGAGAAGTTCGACCGTGTGGCCTCCCTCGCCCGCCAGCACGGGGCGGCCCTGGTCGCGCTCACCATCGACGAGGACAAAGAGGCCGGGATGGCCAAGACCCCCGAGCGCAAGGTCGAGATCGCCCTGCGCATGTATGAGCGCCTGACCCAGGTTCACGGCATCCCGGCAAGCTCCATCCTCTTCGACCTACTCACCTTCCCCATCACCCAGGGCGACGAGGATACCCGCAAGCTGGCGATGTGGACCATCGAGGGCATCCGCCGCCTGCGCGAGCTGCTGCCGGAGGTGGGCTTCATCCTGGGTGTCTCCAACGTCTCCTTCGGTCTCTCGCCCCAGGCGCGCGTGGTGCTCAACTCGGTCTTCCTCGACGAGTGCATCAAGGCCGGGCTCACCGCGGCCATCCTCAACGCGGGCAAGATTTTGCCCATCAACCAGATCCCCCAGGAGCAGTACAAGCTTGCCCTCGACCTCATCTACGACCGCCGCAGCTTCAACCCCGACGGCTCGGTGGCCCACGACCCACTCTTCGCCTTCGTGGACTACTTCGCCAAGAACAAGGTGGAGCGATCGGCGGCGACGGATCCTTTCGCTGGGCTAAAGCTGGAGGAGCGCCTGAAAAAGCGCATCATCGAGGGGCGCAAGGTGGGCCTCGAGGCCGATCTCGAGGCTGCTTTGCAGGCGGGCTACACCCCGGTCTCGGTGATCAACGAGGTGCTTTTGGAGGGCATGAAGGTGGTGGGCGACCTCTTCGGCGCGGGCAAGATGCAGCTCCCCTTTGTACTCCAGGCCGCCGAATGCATGAAGGCGGCGGTGCGCTACCTCGAGCCTAAGATGGACCGGCTCGAGGGCGTGCACAAGGGCACCATGGTCCTCGCCACCGTCAAGGGCGATGTGCACGATATCGGCAAGAACCTCGTCGATATCATCCTCTCGAACAACGGCTATAAGGTGGTGAACCTGGGCATCAAGAAGCCCATCGAGGAGATCCTGGCCGCGGTGGAGGAGTACCGGCCCAACGCGGTGGGCATGAGCGGCCTGTTGGTCAAGAGCACGGTGGTGATGAAGGAGAACCTCGAGTACATGCGCGAGCGGGGCTACCGCATCCCGGTGGTGCTCGGCGGGGCGGCCCTCAACCGCCACTACGTGGAGAACGACCTGCGCCAGACCTACACCACCGGCCCCGTCTACTACGCCTCCGACGCCTTCGACGGCCTACAACTGATGGACGAACTCTGCGGCCACGCTCCGCCCAAACTCACCAGCCGCGAGCAGAGCGGGCACAAGTACAAGACCGCCTACGAGATCCTCATGGAGAAGCTCGAGGCCGGCTCGGAGTACATCCCCTCGAACCTTCCCCCTGCCCCCCGCATTCCCCGCCCGCCCTTCTGGGGGCGCAAGGTGGTGCGGATGGAAGGGGAGATGTTGCCGCACCGGGCAGGGCGTCTCGAGACCCAGGGCGAACTCGACCTAGGGGTGATCGCCCAGTACGTCAACAAGAACGCCCTCTTCCGCGGCCAGTGGGGCTTTCGCCGGGGCGAGATGGACAAAGCGGAGTACGCCCAGAAGCTCGAGCGCGAAGCCGAGCCCATCTTCCGTGAGTTGCTCGAGCAGGCTATGCGCGAGAGGACCTTAGAACCGGCCGTGGTCTACGGTTTCTGGCCGGTGGCCTCCGACAAGAACAAGCTCGCCGTCTTCGACCCCGAAACCGGCGCCGAGCTCTTCGCCTTCGACTTCCCCCGCCAGATGGGGGCCAGTAGCCGCCACCTTTGCATCGCCGACTTCTTCCGCCCCCGCTATGCCGACCCCATTGGCGATGAGGCCCTTTGGATGCCCAAAGCGGCCTGGGAAAATGGCGCGCGCGACGTGCTGGGCTGCCAGGTCGTGACCATGGGCCGCGCCGCTTCCGAGCACGCGGCGAAGCTCTTCGGCTCCGACCGCTACCAGGACTACCTCTACTGGCACGGCTTCTCGGTGGAGATGGCCGAAGCCTTGGCCGAGTACTGGCACAAGCGCGTGC
- a CDS encoding nicotinate phosphoribosyltransferase has product MASLTEGILLTDQYQLTMAQVYFRLGIHEKPALFEYFYRKNPDYGQHQAGYGVFAGLDPLLRWMETARFGAEELEVLRSHKTRAGKPLFGADFLAWMGRNGSFDGLTLRAVAEGRVVHPQVPLVAIEGPLAQAQLLETALLNKLNFETLIATKSSRIREAAGAAAYILDMGLRRAASGAGNAATRAALIGGANRSSNVGMSHELGLQAAGTHAHSMVQAFMALGMGELEAFRAFAEVYPDDTVLLVDTVDVLESGIPNAVKVFEELKRKGHRPIGIRLDSGDLAYLSIRAAQMLDKAGFADVSIVLSSELDELVIWQIHTQIREEAPRYGVDADALIRRLVFGVGTRMVTSWGQPALNGVYKVVAVRDGEEWKPAIKVSESIEKVLNPGRKKVWRLYDERGLASADLLTLFDEDPCAERSLTLHHPSEAGKLRRVNMERCRLEPLHAEVWRGKRLLEPQPLEVLRERHRKDVELLDPGVRRLINPHTYHVSLSSRLWQLKNQMIEALTQGEGE; this is encoded by the coding sequence ATGGCCAGCCTCACCGAGGGCATATTGCTCACCGACCAGTACCAGCTCACCATGGCCCAGGTCTACTTTCGCCTGGGAATCCACGAAAAACCCGCGCTGTTCGAGTACTTCTACCGCAAGAACCCCGATTACGGGCAGCATCAGGCAGGGTATGGCGTGTTCGCCGGATTGGATCCCCTGCTGCGGTGGATGGAAACCGCACGTTTTGGCGCGGAGGAGCTCGAGGTGTTGCGCTCGCACAAAACCCGCGCAGGCAAACCCCTCTTCGGAGCGGATTTCCTGGCCTGGATGGGACGCAACGGCTCCTTCGACGGGCTCACCCTGCGGGCGGTGGCCGAGGGTCGGGTGGTGCATCCCCAAGTACCCCTGGTTGCCATCGAAGGACCGCTGGCCCAGGCCCAGCTGCTCGAGACCGCCCTGCTGAACAAGCTCAACTTCGAGACCCTCATCGCCACCAAATCCAGCCGCATCCGCGAGGCCGCCGGAGCAGCGGCCTACATCCTGGACATGGGCCTGCGCCGGGCCGCCAGCGGGGCGGGCAACGCCGCGACCCGCGCCGCGCTGATCGGGGGCGCCAACCGTAGCTCGAACGTGGGGATGTCGCACGAGCTGGGCTTGCAAGCCGCCGGAACCCACGCCCACAGCATGGTGCAGGCCTTCATGGCGCTGGGCATGGGCGAACTCGAGGCCTTCCGGGCCTTCGCCGAGGTCTACCCCGACGACACCGTGCTGCTGGTAGACACCGTAGACGTGCTCGAGAGCGGCATCCCCAACGCCGTCAAAGTCTTCGAGGAGCTCAAGCGCAAGGGCCACCGCCCTATCGGCATCCGGCTCGACTCGGGCGACCTGGCCTACCTCTCCATCCGCGCAGCCCAGATGCTCGACAAGGCGGGCTTCGCCGACGTCTCGATCGTGCTCTCCTCCGAGCTCGACGAGCTGGTGATCTGGCAGATCCACACCCAGATCCGCGAGGAGGCCCCGCGCTACGGGGTAGATGCCGATGCCCTGATCAGGCGGCTGGTGTTCGGGGTAGGCACGCGCATGGTAACGAGCTGGGGCCAGCCGGCCCTGAACGGGGTGTACAAGGTGGTAGCCGTGCGGGATGGCGAGGAGTGGAAACCGGCGATCAAGGTCTCGGAGTCCATCGAGAAGGTACTCAACCCCGGGCGCAAAAAGGTCTGGCGGCTCTACGACGAGCGCGGGCTGGCCTCCGCCGACCTGCTCACCCTCTTCGACGAGGACCCCTGCGCCGAGCGCTCGCTCACGCTGCACCACCCCTCCGAGGCTGGCAAGCTGCGTCGGGTCAATATGGAGCGCTGCCGCCTCGAGCCCCTCCACGCCGAGGTCTGGCGGGGCAAGCGCCTCCTCGAGCCCCAGCCCCTCGAGGTCCTGCGCGAACGCCACCGCAAGGACGTGGAGCTGCTCGACCCCGGCGTGCGCCGCCTGATCAACCCCCACACCTACCACGTCTCCCTCTCCAGCCGCCTCTGGCAGCTCAAGAACCAGATGATCGAAGCCCTGACGCAGGGGGAAGGGGAATAG